From Oscillatoria sp. FACHB-1406, a single genomic window includes:
- a CDS encoding Uma2 family endonuclease: protein MLKSETQKLPSSAELPCSDDTPVDNEEQNFIPNFLLFLLEYIWGERQDWFFGVDMAIYHTTGNNVRVPIIPDGFLALNVERCKGGEPRSSYVMWEENNVAPILALEIVSKTPGGEYSSKEALYAQLGVLYYVIYNPRQFGGESHQKLEVYKLINGRYHWQVQEPVWMPEIDLGIGRGVRNYGEYEREILYWFDEEGNRYASTEEELEIVRQRVESAEQQTEQERQRAESAEQRAESAEQQIEQLQRELERYRQQLGDLPDL from the coding sequence ATGCTAAAATCGGAAACTCAAAAACTCCCTAGCAGTGCCGAACTCCCCTGTTCGGACGATACCCCCGTGGATAACGAAGAACAAAACTTTATTCCCAACTTTCTCTTGTTTCTCCTTGAATATATTTGGGGAGAACGCCAAGATTGGTTTTTCGGCGTAGATATGGCTATCTACCACACCACCGGCAACAATGTCAGAGTCCCGATTATCCCAGACGGATTCTTAGCCCTCAATGTCGAGCGGTGCAAAGGTGGGGAACCGCGTAGCAGCTATGTGATGTGGGAAGAAAACAACGTTGCGCCCATCCTTGCCCTCGAAATCGTCTCCAAAACCCCTGGAGGAGAATACAGCAGTAAAGAAGCGCTCTATGCCCAATTGGGAGTGCTGTACTACGTTATCTATAATCCCCGGCAATTCGGAGGCGAGAGCCATCAAAAATTGGAAGTGTATAAATTAATAAATGGAAGATATCATTGGCAGGTGCAAGAACCGGTATGGATGCCAGAAATTGACCTAGGAATCGGTCGAGGGGTACGCAATTATGGGGAATATGAAAGAGAGATTTTATATTGGTTTGATGAAGAGGGAAATCGCTACGCTAGCACGGAAGAGGAATTAGAAATAGTGCGGCAACGGGTGGAATCTGCCGAACAACAAACCGAACAAGAACGACAACGAGCGGAATCTGCCGAACAACGAGCGGAATCTGCCGAACAACAAATCGAGCAACTACAGAGAGAACTGGAGCGCTATCGTCAGCAACTGGGCGACTTACCCGATCTTTAA
- a CDS encoding glutamate synthase-related protein produces MHNPQPATSALTPFLGQPWLVEERDACGVGFIATTDGTRNHQLLENSLRALTCMEHRGGCSADRDSGDGSGLMTAIPHALFQSWFAERNLTPPAPGQYGVAMVFLPQGDAETTEAKTHIEEVVKAENIEILGWRQVPVRPEVLGQQALDNLPHIEQLFVTAADLQGSELDRVLYIARSRVGKKLADDFYICSFSCRTIVYKGMVRAEVLGEFYLDLKNPAFESNFSIYHRRFSTNTMPKWPLAQPMRLLGHNGEINTLLGNVNWMAAREANLSIPGWTETEVEALTPIVNLNNSDSANLDSTMELLVRAGRSPLEAAMVLVPEAYRNQPDLENHPEVADFYEYHSSFQEPWDGPALLAFSDGKIVGAALDRNGLRPARYCILENNYVIVASEAGVVPIDEAKVLEKGRLGPGQTIAVNLETGELLKNWDIKQQIAAQKPYGQWLQQHRAALESQPYAQQPQWETPALLQQQTAFGYTAEDVDGIIVPMASQGKEPTFCMGDDIPLAVLSDKPRLLYDYFKQRFAQVTNPPIDPLRESLVMSLSMVLGARGNLLDGKPEDARLLKLKSPFLNEAQLESLKTHPQFKASELSTLYPIADGPEGLQSAIARLCSEAEAAVKSGSEILILSDRSGGSVSEDLTYIPPLLAVATVHHYLIRNGLRLKTALVLDTAQCWSTHHFACAVGYGASAVCPYLALEAVRHWQADAKTQKMMERGQIDAIDISTAQKNYQKAIEGGLLKILSKMGISRLSSYHGAQIFEALGLGPELVQQCFTGTTSRIGGITLAELASEIAVFHDRAFPQPSGRKLENFGFINYKPGGEYHMNSPEMAKALHSAVKGTEYSHYEVYKQYLGGRTPTALRDLLDFKPSGSSVPLEEVEPVEAIVKRFCTGAMSLGSLSREAHETLAIAMNRLGGKSNSGEGGEDPARFKTIHDVDENGISPTFPHLKGLKNGDTASSAVKQIASGRFGVTPEYLMSGKQLEIKMAQGAKPGEGGQLPGRKVSPYIAMLRRSKPGVDLISPPPHHDIYSIEDLAQLIFDLHQINPQAKVSVKLVAEIGIGTIAAGVAKANADIIQISGHDGGTGASPLSSIKHAGAPWELGVTEVHRVLLENQLRDRVLLRADGGFKTGWDVVMAALMGAQEYGFGSVAMIAEGCIMARICHTNNCPVGVATQQEKLRARFPGTPGHVVNFFYFVAEEVRHLLAHLGYRSLEEIIGRVDLLQMREDVELTKTKGIDLNCLLKLPIPEDRSWLNANEVHSNGPVLDDELLAVAGVKDAIANQASCTHNCAIVNTDRSVGARVSGEIAKRYGNNGFEGEITFNFTGSAGQSFGAFNLSGMTLNLVGEANDYVGKGMHGGVIAIKPPAEATFDPSQNAIIGNTCLYGATGGALYANGRAGERFGVRNSKAIAVIEGAGDHCCEYMTGGAIAVLGTTGRNVGAGMTGGLAYFLDEDDSFPAKVNREIVKIQRVVSTAGEEQLKGFISAHHQHTGSAKAKAILDNWETMLPKFWQVVPPSEAESPEVAEIAEKTLSSV; encoded by the coding sequence ATGCACAACCCTCAACCCGCGACATCTGCCTTAACCCCTTTCCTCGGTCAGCCTTGGCTCGTCGAAGAACGAGACGCTTGTGGCGTGGGTTTCATTGCCACCACCGATGGAACCCGCAACCATCAACTGCTCGAAAATAGTCTCCGCGCATTAACCTGCATGGAACATCGCGGCGGTTGTAGCGCAGACCGCGATTCGGGCGACGGTTCGGGGTTGATGACGGCAATTCCTCACGCTCTTTTTCAATCTTGGTTCGCCGAACGCAATTTAACGCCTCCCGCCCCGGGTCAGTACGGCGTGGCAATGGTCTTTTTGCCTCAAGGGGATGCAGAAACCACAGAGGCAAAAACACATATTGAAGAAGTTGTCAAGGCTGAAAACATCGAAATTTTGGGCTGGCGACAAGTCCCCGTGCGTCCGGAAGTCTTAGGACAGCAAGCCCTAGACAACTTGCCCCATATCGAGCAATTATTCGTCACGGCGGCAGATTTACAAGGATCGGAATTAGACCGCGTTCTCTACATCGCGCGTTCTCGCGTCGGCAAAAAACTCGCCGACGACTTCTACATCTGCTCCTTCTCCTGCCGCACCATCGTTTACAAAGGCATGGTGCGCGCCGAAGTCTTGGGCGAATTCTATCTCGACCTCAAAAACCCCGCCTTTGAGAGCAACTTCTCCATCTATCACCGCCGTTTCAGCACCAATACAATGCCAAAATGGCCCCTCGCTCAACCAATGCGTTTATTGGGGCATAACGGCGAAATTAACACCCTTCTGGGCAATGTTAACTGGATGGCGGCGCGCGAAGCCAACCTTTCGATTCCCGGTTGGACGGAGACTGAAGTCGAAGCCCTAACCCCTATCGTCAACCTCAACAATAGCGATTCAGCGAACCTCGACAGTACGATGGAATTGTTGGTGCGCGCCGGTCGCAGCCCCCTGGAAGCGGCGATGGTTCTGGTGCCGGAAGCGTACCGCAATCAACCAGATCTCGAAAATCATCCCGAAGTTGCCGATTTCTATGAATATCACAGCAGTTTCCAAGAACCGTGGGACGGCCCCGCGCTGCTAGCCTTTAGCGATGGTAAAATTGTCGGCGCAGCCCTCGATCGCAACGGTTTGCGTCCCGCCCGCTACTGCATCCTTGAAAATAACTACGTTATCGTTGCCTCCGAAGCAGGCGTAGTCCCGATTGACGAGGCGAAAGTCCTTGAAAAAGGTCGCCTCGGCCCCGGACAAACCATTGCCGTCAACCTCGAAACCGGCGAATTGCTCAAAAACTGGGACATCAAGCAACAAATCGCCGCCCAAAAACCCTACGGACAATGGTTGCAACAACACCGCGCCGCCCTCGAATCGCAACCTTACGCGCAGCAACCCCAGTGGGAAACCCCCGCCCTGCTGCAACAGCAAACCGCTTTCGGTTATACCGCCGAAGATGTGGACGGTATAATCGTACCGATGGCTTCCCAAGGGAAAGAACCGACATTCTGTATGGGTGACGATATTCCCCTCGCCGTCCTCTCCGATAAACCTCGCCTGCTTTACGACTACTTCAAACAGCGTTTCGCCCAAGTCACCAACCCGCCCATCGACCCGCTGCGGGAAAGTTTAGTCATGTCGTTAAGTATGGTACTGGGCGCGCGCGGGAATTTACTCGATGGCAAGCCGGAAGATGCGCGATTGCTCAAACTGAAATCGCCCTTCCTCAACGAAGCGCAACTGGAAAGTTTAAAAACCCATCCTCAGTTTAAAGCTAGCGAACTCTCAACGTTATACCCGATCGCGGACGGGCCGGAAGGATTGCAAAGCGCGATCGCGCGGCTGTGTTCCGAGGCGGAGGCTGCGGTAAAATCGGGCAGCGAAATCTTAATCCTGAGCGATCGCTCAGGCGGCAGCGTCAGCGAAGATTTAACCTATATTCCCCCCCTCCTCGCCGTTGCCACCGTCCATCACTACCTCATCCGCAACGGATTGCGCCTGAAAACCGCCCTCGTCCTCGATACGGCACAATGCTGGAGTACCCATCACTTCGCTTGTGCAGTCGGTTACGGCGCTTCGGCAGTTTGTCCCTATCTAGCGCTAGAAGCAGTGCGCCACTGGCAAGCCGACGCTAAGACGCAAAAAATGATGGAACGCGGACAAATCGACGCGATCGATATTAGCACCGCCCAAAAGAACTATCAAAAAGCGATCGAAGGCGGATTGCTCAAAATCCTCTCGAAAATGGGCATTTCTCGCCTCTCCTCCTACCACGGCGCGCAAATTTTTGAAGCCTTGGGCTTGGGGCCAGAATTAGTGCAACAATGCTTCACCGGAACCACTTCGCGCATCGGGGGCATCACCCTCGCCGAACTCGCCAGCGAAATCGCCGTTTTCCACGATCGCGCTTTCCCCCAACCCAGCGGGCGCAAACTCGAAAACTTCGGCTTTATCAACTATAAACCGGGCGGCGAATATCACATGAACTCGCCGGAAATGGCAAAAGCCCTGCACAGCGCCGTCAAAGGCACAGAATACAGCCATTACGAAGTCTACAAACAATACCTGGGAGGGCGCACTCCTACTGCCCTGCGCGACTTACTGGATTTTAAACCCTCCGGTTCTTCCGTCCCCCTCGAAGAAGTCGAACCCGTCGAAGCAATCGTTAAACGCTTCTGCACCGGGGCGATGTCGTTAGGTTCCCTTTCTCGCGAAGCCCACGAAACCCTCGCCATTGCCATGAATCGCTTGGGCGGTAAATCCAACTCCGGCGAAGGCGGCGAAGATCCCGCGCGCTTTAAAACCATTCACGATGTCGATGAAAACGGAATCTCCCCCACCTTTCCCCACCTCAAAGGACTGAAAAATGGGGATACTGCCAGTTCTGCCGTCAAGCAAATTGCCTCGGGACGATTCGGCGTTACGCCCGAATATTTAATGAGTGGCAAACAACTCGAAATTAAGATGGCGCAAGGGGCAAAACCGGGCGAAGGCGGGCAATTGCCGGGGCGAAAAGTCAGTCCTTATATCGCCATGTTGCGCCGTTCTAAACCGGGAGTCGATTTAATTTCGCCGCCGCCGCACCACGATATTTATTCGATTGAAGATTTGGCGCAGTTAATTTTCGATCTGCATCAAATTAACCCGCAGGCGAAAGTTTCCGTCAAATTAGTCGCCGAAATTGGCATCGGAACCATTGCAGCGGGCGTAGCAAAAGCCAATGCAGACATCATTCAAATTTCCGGACACGATGGCGGTACGGGCGCTTCTCCTTTAAGCTCGATTAAACACGCTGGCGCGCCTTGGGAATTGGGCGTAACGGAAGTGCATCGCGTCTTGCTAGAAAATCAACTGCGCGATCGCGTTTTATTGCGTGCGGACGGCGGTTTTAAAACCGGCTGGGATGTTGTGATGGCGGCGCTGATGGGCGCGCAAGAATACGGTTTTGGCTCGGTGGCGATGATTGCAGAAGGCTGCATTATGGCTCGCATTTGTCATACCAATAATTGTCCGGTTGGCGTAGCAACGCAACAGGAAAAGTTGCGCGCTCGCTTCCCCGGTACGCCCGGTCATGTGGTCAATTTCTTCTACTTTGTTGCCGAAGAAGTGCGACATTTGTTAGCTCATTTAGGCTATCGCAGTTTGGAAGAAATTATCGGTCGCGTCGATTTATTACAGATGCGCGAGGATGTGGAATTAACGAAAACGAAGGGTATCGATTTAAACTGTTTGTTAAAGTTGCCGATTCCCGAAGACCGCAGTTGGTTAAATGCGAATGAAGTGCATAGTAACGGCCCGGTATTGGACGATGAGTTGTTAGCCGTGGCGGGAGTTAAGGACGCGATCGCGAACCAAGCTTCCTGTACACACAACTGCGCAATTGTCAACACCGATCGCTCCGTCGGCGCGCGCGTTTCCGGGGAAATCGCCAAACGTTACGGCAATAACGGTTTTGAAGGCGAAATCACCTTCAACTTTACCGGCTCGGCGGGTCAAAGTTTCGGCGCGTTTAACCTCTCCGGGATGACATTAAACTTGGTTGGCGAAGCGAACGATTATGTCGGCAAGGGAATGCACGGCGGCGTTATTGCCATCAAACCGCCAGCGGAAGCAACCTTCGATCCTTCTCAAAACGCCATTATCGGTAATACTTGCTTGTATGGAGCGACGGGCGGCGCGCTGTACGCCAACGGACGTGCAGGCGAGCGCTTCGGGGTGCGAAACTCCAAAGCGATCGCCGTCATTGAAGGGGCGGGCGATCATTGCTGCGAGTATATGACGGGCGGCGCGATCGCGGTACTCGGTACGACAGGGCGCAACGTCGGCGCGGGGATGACGGGCGGATTAGCCTACTTCCTCGATGAAGACGACAGTTTCCCCGCGAAAGTGAACCGCGAAATCGTCAAAATTCAGCGCGTTGTCTCTACCGCAGGCGAAGAACAACTGAAGGGATTCATTAGCGCCCATCACCAACATACCGGCAGTGCGAAAGCTAAGGCGATTTTAGACAACTGGGAAACGATGCTGCCTAAATTCTGGCAAGTCGTACCGCCTTCAGAAGCGGAAAGCCCCGAAGTCGCGGAAATCGCTGAAAAGACGCTGAGTTCCGTTTAG
- the plsY gene encoding glycerol-3-phosphate 1-O-acyltransferase PlsY has translation MMSYLGISILLAIAAYFLGSIPTGYLIVKALTGLDIREQGSGSTGATNVLRTAGKPAAIAVFVIDVLKGAAAPALVKLVYTFAPAGLLPADWQPWLVIMAGLAAVLGHSKSIWLNFSGGKSVASGLGVLLVMNPAVALSAFGVFLAVLGISRIVSLGSIIAAIAVSALMVLFGQPLAYCLFAALAGIYVIVRHRTNIQRLLAGTEPRIGQKLETEAKS, from the coding sequence ATGATGAGTTATTTAGGGATTAGCATACTGCTTGCGATCGCAGCCTATTTTTTAGGCTCGATTCCGACGGGATATCTCATTGTGAAAGCGCTGACGGGATTGGATATTCGCGAACAGGGTTCGGGTTCCACGGGAGCGACGAACGTACTGAGAACGGCAGGAAAACCCGCTGCGATCGCGGTTTTCGTCATTGATGTCCTTAAAGGAGCCGCCGCCCCCGCTTTAGTTAAACTGGTCTATACTTTCGCTCCCGCAGGATTGCTTCCCGCCGACTGGCAGCCGTGGTTAGTGATTATGGCAGGATTAGCTGCCGTTCTCGGTCATAGTAAATCGATTTGGCTGAACTTTAGCGGCGGTAAATCGGTGGCTTCGGGATTGGGAGTTTTGCTAGTGATGAATCCAGCAGTCGCGTTGAGTGCTTTTGGGGTATTTTTGGCGGTTTTAGGGATTTCGCGCATTGTCTCCCTCGGATCGATTATCGCCGCGATCGCGGTTAGCGCCTTGATGGTACTGTTCGGGCAACCCCTCGCTTACTGTCTCTTCGCCGCCCTCGCCGGAATTTACGTTATCGTCCGACATCGTACCAATATTCAACGCTTGCTCGCCGGAACCGAACCCCGCATCGGTCAGAAGTTGGAAACGGAAGCGAAATCCTAG
- a CDS encoding DUF3086 domain-containing protein, translating to MNPEDVKNRDRQFERDWTDEEESNWADEEDEDLETYNGYPETDADLPPLPELKMPKSTSVSGSAIDRGSTFSSGNSESSSPPPVGELSVDWVAKSQPSEAEEITSSTPEDSQADDLAETEERVEFPAQSQPSEVEEITSSTPEDSQADRVNSVEERVAFSSEEIPEIEASETEQAVEYPAVRTEEIDISEPLQDAGITPVEPPEIAPDKPLELQEDLWETTETRDREETIVVSFSTPEAEVSPVEIDRQPPENNDSEVDRLEIDRETPESDDAKVDRLEIDRKPPESDDSEVDRLHEEITQLKRQKQSLQKEIQALQTEKASLISQQMAQLQAALSRLTQENLQDLEERKKSLQGSVEQLERRRDRIREEMRTSFAGVSQDMAIRVQGFKDYLVGSLQDLTAAAEQLELPKFEARPEPREEARMRRESRRPPEEAPAPRFAKQGFQEQRQQINALLERYRARPDYYGPPWQLRRTFEPIHAERVQKWFISQGGRGAIRTMGSRLQNILIASAAMSVLRNLYGDRLRVLVLSNTPERLGEWRRGLQDCLGISRSDFGPTRGVVLFESPEALVQKAERFTEEKLLPLVVIDEAEGQLDLSLLQFPLLLAFAPDPNSMSSYSF from the coding sequence GCCGCTGCCGGAATTAAAAATGCCGAAATCTACATCGGTATCTGGAAGCGCGATCGATCGAGGTTCGACCTTTTCATCAGGAAACTCAGAGAGTTCTTCCCCGCCGCCAGTCGGCGAATTATCGGTGGATTGGGTGGCGAAATCCCAACCGTCAGAGGCAGAAGAAATTACATCTTCAACTCCGGAAGATTCGCAAGCTGACGATCTTGCTGAAACTGAAGAGCGCGTTGAATTTCCAGCACAATCCCAACCCTCAGAGGTCGAAGAAATTACATCTTCAACTCCGGAAGATTCGCAAGCCGATCGTGTTAATTCCGTTGAAGAACGGGTTGCATTCTCATCAGAAGAAATACCTGAAATTGAGGCTTCGGAAACTGAACAAGCAGTAGAATACCCCGCAGTCCGGACAGAAGAAATAGACATTTCCGAACCGCTCCAAGACGCTGGAATTACGCCAGTCGAGCCACCCGAAATCGCACCGGATAAACCTTTAGAGCTTCAAGAAGATCTGTGGGAAACGACCGAAACTCGCGATCGCGAGGAGACAATTGTTGTCTCTTTTTCAACCCCAGAAGCTGAAGTTAGCCCGGTTGAAATCGACCGACAACCGCCTGAGAATAATGATTCTGAGGTCGATCGCCTTGAAATCGACCGGGAAACGCCCGAAAGCGATGATGCTAAGGTCGATCGCCTTGAAATCGACCGGAAACCGCCCGAAAGCGATGATTCTGAGGTCGATCGCCTGCACGAAGAAATAACCCAGTTAAAGCGCCAAAAACAAAGCTTACAAAAAGAAATTCAAGCTCTCCAAACAGAGAAAGCGAGTTTGATTTCTCAGCAGATGGCTCAGTTGCAGGCAGCCCTCAGCCGACTGACGCAAGAGAATTTGCAAGACCTCGAGGAACGCAAAAAATCGCTGCAAGGTTCTGTCGAGCAGCTAGAACGCCGCCGCGATCGCATTCGCGAAGAAATGCGAACCAGCTTTGCTGGAGTTTCGCAAGATATGGCAATCCGGGTGCAAGGCTTTAAAGATTACCTCGTGGGCAGTTTGCAAGACTTAACCGCTGCTGCCGAACAGTTGGAATTGCCGAAATTTGAAGCGCGTCCAGAACCCCGCGAAGAAGCGAGAATGCGCCGAGAATCGCGCCGCCCGCCGGAGGAAGCACCCGCCCCGCGCTTTGCCAAACAAGGGTTCCAAGAACAGCGCCAGCAAATCAACGCCCTTTTAGAGCGGTATCGCGCTCGTCCCGATTACTACGGTCCGCCTTGGCAATTACGCCGCACCTTTGAACCGATTCACGCCGAACGAGTGCAAAAATGGTTTATTTCCCAAGGCGGGCGGGGCGCAATTCGCACGATGGGCAGTCGCTTGCAGAATATTTTGATTGCATCGGCGGCGATGTCGGTGTTGCGAAATTTGTATGGCGATCGCCTGCGCGTATTAGTCTTATCGAATACGCCCGAACGTTTGGGCGAATGGCGCAGGGGATTGCAAGATTGTTTGGGGATTTCCCGCAGCGATTTCGGGCCGACGCGCGGTGTCGTTTTGTTTGAGTCCCCAGAAGCGTTAGTTCAGAAGGCGGAGCGATTTACAGAGGAGAAATTATTACCTTTAGTGGTGATTGATGAAGCTGAAGGGCAGTTAGATTTATCGCTGCTGCAATTTCCACTGCTGTTAGCGTTTGCTCCGGATCCGAACTCGATGTCGAGTTATAGTTTTTAG